Genomic segment of Raphanus sativus cultivar WK10039 unplaced genomic scaffold, ASM80110v3 Scaffold3613, whole genome shotgun sequence:
TTTTAAATAGAAAACTTCttttataaaagtataaattaaatacaaactatCTATCTAatagattttctattttttttaagtaaaaagTAGGTCGGAAATAATCTTAATTTTCACAAATATCATCTAATACTATCATAAtgtataaaaaacaaatagttATGCTATTTATTCAACAAGCCGACTAAACGCACATTATAATAGTATATCCTTTTAACTGCACACTGTAATGATAATTACCGATGACCGACAAATTCAGGCGTGTTACATGCTCAGAAAACGATAAAACAGTGTtctttccaaataaagctttcatagtatatacatatttatatttaatctcTTCTTTTCTAGGTGAATAAATAACTATATTGTTTCTAGTGAGATAAAGTCGGGGTCAGGTGACAGAAGCGAGCAgataaaggaaaaaaagaacATGACATCCACTAGGAGAATGGCTTGTCTTctctgtttttatattttttctcatCTATTAAACATTGTAAGATGATCAGTGTTTTTAGACTATTGGACCGAGAGCCCAAACAAAGCCCAACATTGAGAAACACTAATGGTCGTCACATTTTAAAGCCCACTGAAACTATCTCACAAGGGCAAAACTACAGGTTCTTTGGATGTAACCAATGCGAATCAAGAGGGATGATGATACAGAAGGTTGTTCAAGAATCAGAAGATTGAGTTCTAATGGTGATTGTAGTTTCAACtaataagataaaatattacTCAACAGTCAATAAATACATAGTTACATCATATTATTATGCATAGCTCTGCTCCACAATCTCCATAACTTTCCTGTTGTACTCTCGTTTGTTCTCACTGAACAGCCTCGCAGCTTCAGAGTTCGCTGGCGAGTTAGGATTTGGATCACAAAGCAGAGACtgtaaataaaccaaaaacaaaaccaagatgTTAGTTAGTTTACTGCATAAGCTTACAATGTAATGGAGAGGAGGATTCATTAGTCCAGAAAAAAAACCTGAATAGATGTGAGTATTGCTGAGACATCATATATGGGACTCCACTGGTTTTGTAATATATCCAAGCAAATGCTTCCATCAGCATAAACTGCAACAAAGCTCAAACATCAAAATCAAGAACACTCATGTTTTGGTCATTAGCTATTATTATTTAGTGCTTACTGTTTGGATGAAACATCCTTGAAACAAAGCGAACTACTGGTGGTTTGTTTGGGTAATCCTCGCTGAACTGAAGAGTCAACTTGAAGGTACCTAAAAAAGATCAACAACATGAGCTTAGCTAACAGTTATAAACTCATAAGTAAGATAGAGTTTTACCTCCATCCCATGGACTGTCATCAggtctgcaaaaaaaaaaagacatttgtTTATAGTTCGAGtaaagacaaataaaaaaaaaggttagagATTTGTGTATTACCCAAAGATGAGAGCGTTCCAATGCATGATGTTGTTATCTTGAGGAGCTCCACTGATCCCCAAGGGAGGATCTTTCTGTAGTCTCTTGAAGTCCCACATGAGTCTCTTCCTAGCTGGAGTTGCCATTTGCTTGAAAAACAAACAAGACTGCATTGAGAAAAAACAAACCAAAGATTTCAAGTTTAAATCTTTATGATTCTTCTCACTTGTGGTGATAATAGTAAAT
This window contains:
- the LOC108829040 gene encoding ubiquitin-conjugating enzyme E2 3 produces the protein MATPARKRLMWDFKRLQKDPPLGISGAPQDNNIMHWNALIFGPDDSPWDGGTFKLTLQFSEDYPNKPPVVRFVSRMFHPNIYADGSICLDILQNQWSPIYDVSAILTSIQSLLCDPNPNSPANSEAARLFSENKREYNRKVMEIVEQSYA